A window of Candidatus Methylomirabilota bacterium genomic DNA:
GATCTGATCAAGTCTTCCGGCTACCGAATCGGGCCGGAGGAGATCGAGGACGTCCTCGTCACCCACGCATCGGTGGCGGATGCGGGGGTCGTCGGGGTTCTAGACCCGATGATGGGCCAAAAAACCAAGGCCTACGTCCACCTCAAAGAGGGTAAGCAGGGCTCGGAGGATCTGAAGCAGGAGCTCATTGAGTTTTGCAAGGGCAAGGTTGCGGTCTATAAGCTGCCACGGGAGATCGAGTTTATTGATAAGATGCCGCGGGCGCCGGGGCCTGGTGGTCCCGGGACAGGCAAGCTCCTGCGGCGCGTGTTGAGGCAGCGCGAGGCAGGCTAACGCGTAGAGGCAACATTTCCAGAGTCGAGAAGAAGGGACCCGGATCGGGTCCCTTCTTTTTTTCCTTGACACGAGGGCGCTCCGCTGTTTACTCTGGAGAACTGCGTTCTATATATAGAACAATAAGAGGGTATTAATGGCGGAAGATCGGGTTCCAGCGGTCGAGAGCGCGGTCCGGATCCTCAAGTTCTTGAAAGATCGGAACCACCGTCCGTGGGGGGTATCAGAGTTGAGCCGGTCACTTCATCTCAACAAAAGTACCTGCTTCAATATCCTCAAGGCTCTCTCCGGTCATGACCTGCTGGCCTACGACGAAGGGACGAGGAAGTACGGTTTAGGTTCGGCCCTCATCGAACTCGGGGGTGCGGCTTCGATCGCCACAAGTCGCGCTGAGGTGGCAAAACCTTTCCTGCAAGACCTGTTCGAAGACCTGAACCTCACCTGTCTCTTGGGTCAGCGATTCCAGGATCGGGTCATTATCGTTGATCGAGTCGAGGCTCAGGATGCTTTCCGGATTACGATACCCATCGGTCAAGCCCTCCCGCTAGGCCAGGGGGCCCTGGGACGGTGCTTTCTCGCCTACGTACCCGAATCGGATCTCGATCATCTGTGGTCCCAAGGAGTCTTAGAGCAGGCGGACCGCCGAAAGGGACAACCCCAGATGAAGAAAGCCTTGGCCATAGACCGGCGTCAGGGGTTTGCCGAGAGCTTTGGAGAAATCGCCAAGGGGGTCAATGCGGTGGCGACCCCTATCTTCGACCACCGGGGGGACGTGGCGTTGGCCCTCGGGGTGATTGGGTTTGCCTCTCTTCTCCCACCCCGTCGTCTGGCCCACTGCGGACGAAAACTCCGCGAGGTCTCCGGGCTGATTACTCGTATCATGGGTGGCCAGCCCAGGCCCTGAATTTCCGCTTGACGGGCTCGACTTACGATGCTATTCTGCCGCGAAGTTCGTTCTCTTGGCCGAACAGACGAAGGTTGCGCATGCAGCTCACTAGGCGCCCAGTTCTCCTAGCTCCGGCGGGGAGCGTGCAGGCGGCGAAGGCCGGCCTGGACGCAGGGGCGGATGCGATCTATGTCGGGCTCAAAGGGTGGAGCCGAGGGGGAGCACGCGGTGAGCTTACCCCCAGAGAGCTCGAACAGGTCCTCGTCCTCGCTCGCCAGAAGGGGGCAGCCGTTCAGCTGGCCCTTAACACCATTCCCCGCGGGCGTGAGATCGACTACCTCCTTGAGCGCCTCCCGGAACTCAAACGATGGGGCATCACGGGGGTCATCCTGAACGACCCTGGCATCCTTGCGTACATTCACCGGTGTTTTCCCGAGCTGCCCCTCACCGCGAGCATTGGGTGTGGTGCCCTCAATGTGGATGATGTCGCCCTGCTTGAGGAGATCGGTGCGAGCTGCATCGTCCTGCCGGGAACGGTACATCCGGCAGAGATTGCCGAGATGCGACCTTATGTCAAGGCTCAGATCGAGGTCATGATCCACATGGTAGATGAGTTTCACCAGCTCGGGAAGTGCTGGATGCCCAGCTACTTTCGGACGAACCCCTCTCCGATGCCAGAGATGCCGGCTGACGGTGAGCGTCTCACGGGATCGATCAAGCGAGGCGGGGCGGGGGTCTGCTTCAAGGTCTGCCAGCATCCCTGGGGTCTCTATCTGAATGGACAAAAAAAGGAGGAGCGGATGCTGCCCGCCCGACAGGTGAGTCGGGCTCCAGAGGTCGGCGCCTACCTCGACGCTGGGGTGGACGTGATCAAACTTCAGGGAAGAAGCCTCCCCCCAGAGCTCATTTTTCCCATGGTCCGGCGATTCCGCATGGCCATTGATCAGGTTCGGGAGGGACGGCAGGTCTTGGAGGTGCCGCCATTTGAGCTGCCGCCCTCGTGGGTGGTGGTGGGACGATGAAAACAGCAGTCAGCGATCAGCAATCAGCCGTCAGCTTTTTTTCGTTCCAGATTTCGGACATCGGACTTTGGACGTTGGACCCGTGTGGAGGTTCCCCGTGACACAAGAATTGTTTGAGCTGAATATGGCAATCTCGAATATGAAAGATCTGGTGGCCTCGGATTTGAGTCCGTATGATGCGGTCTATCTGGGGAATCTCTACTGCCGGGATTACGAGGCCAACTTTTTGGAGAAGCTGGACGATCTCCGGGCAGGGATCCGCCACTGCCGAGAGGCAGGTTGCAAGGTATATCTCACCACGTATGCAGCCCCCCGCAACTATTTTCTCCCGCAAATCCGCAAGGCAATCGCCGTGGCAACAGAGGAGGGGGTGGACGCCGTTGAAGCGCACAACCTCGGGGTGGTGCGGATCCTCCGGAACGAGTTTCCCGCACTTTCGATCCACATCGGCGGGTTTGCGAATGTCTATACCGATATGGGGGCATTGGTCCTCCGAGACTACGGGGGGACCCGGGTGACTCCCAACTACGAGCTCTCCCTGGAGGAGATCGAAGGGATGGCCCACAGCACCAGTCTCCCCCTTGAGATTTTGGTCCACGGTAAGATGCCGTTAGGGATCTCCGACTATTGCTTCCTGCTGGAGTATGAAAAGGCGTGGGGGATGCAGTGTCCGGATCTCTGTCAGCAGGACTTGTTTCTCCGTCAAGGGGATTGGGCGATGAAGTCAACGGGGAAGGGAGTCCTGAGCGGCCGGGATGTCTGTATGCTCGAGTATCTGCCCCGTCTGGTGGCGGGTGGGTTTCGCTTTTTCAGGATTGAGGCGATCTCGGAGGATCCTGCATACCGCCGTGACATTGGCATGGTCTACCGGGAAGCCCTCGAACAGGCCTTCAGCGGTGTATACGAGATTCGCGAGGCGTGGTGGCAAAAAATCCAGGCACACGCAAAGGTGGGGCTGTGTAACGGCTTCTATTTCGGTCAATCAGGGCAACTCTACATCGGCAGTCAGCCGCCAGCTGTCAGCCATCAGCTAAGAGTCATAAGCTGACCGCTGATAGCCGACTGCTGACAGCGAGGTGAAAAGGAGGAGACGATGGTCGAACTACTCGTGCCGGCGGGCAGCATTGAAATGGTCAAGGCGGCCGTGGACAACGGGGCGAATGCCCTCTACGTGGGGCCCAAAGGGTGGAGCCGCAGGCGGGATGCCTATGAACTGACCGATGAGGCCCTTCGAGAGGCGGTCCGGATTGCCCATGCCCGTGGGGCCAAGGTTCGGGCAGCCGTCAATACGCATCCCGCCTCTTCGGAGCTTTCCACACTGCTCAAACGGATGGAGGTTTGGGTGGGCGACGGCATTGACGGCGTGATCCTGAGTGATGTGGGGGTGATGGCGGCGGTCCACCGGGCCTTCCCCCTCGTCACGATCCACGCGAGCATCGGGGCCAACATCCTGAACGACGAGGATATCCGCTGGTATCGTGAGATCGGGGTCAGCCAGGTGGTTGCCGATACCAAGCTCTCACTCAAAGAGCTCAGGGTGCGGCGCGAGATCGAGGTGGGGGTTGAAGTTTTGATCCATGCCAACAACTGCTATACCTATCTGGGCAAGTGCTGGATGTCACCTTACCATCGCCTCGAGCGGAGCCAAGATGAAACCGGCAAAGACCAGTTCAAGGGGAGTCCGAATCGCGGCGGCCTGGATTACCGTGTCTGTCTCGAGGCCTGGAGCCTCTGGCGAGGAAATCAGGACTTATGGGCGGACCGGGTAGCCCTCAAGAATGATGCCTTCTTCCTCCTCGACGACATTCCCCACCTGATCGACATGGGGGTCCACACCCTCAAGGTCCAGGGGCGGGAGTACGCCCTCGACCTCATCGGCCGGATGGTTAAATTCTACCGGGACCTCATCGATGCTTACACGGCGGATCCTCAGGCGTTTGACCTGCATCTCTGGAAAGTGCGACTGGCCGAGATCCAGGCTCAGCGGGACCTGGAGCGGGCCAAGGGGACGCTTCATCTCTTTGAGGAAGCCAGGCAGCCAGTGGGGACTTGCTGTCAGTGAGCAGGAGATCCCATGAGCTGTAAGCGGTGTGGCAAGGAGGGGAGTGATCATTTCAAGCGGCTGGACGGCTTCGAGCGGATTACTTTAGCCGATGACCCCGCCGATCCCAACTGCGGCCACTATTACGTCGAGACTGTCTTCGTGATGCGCTGCACCGCGTGTGGTCATCAACAGGAGACAGTGGCGAGGCGTTGGCCGTTCAAGACGCTGCGAGAGGCCGAGAAAGAGCTGGATAGTCGTATCATCGGGAAGGGATAGGCGCAGGTGCAGCAGGTACAGAGAGGGCAGAAGGTGCAGAGGGGTTTAGCGCCGCCATTTGGTGAGGCGGCGCGCTGTCAGATCTCCCCAAAGAAGGCTGAAAAGAGCGTGGCGCGCCGTCTTACGGATCCGCTCGTAATGCTGGCAGACTCCATCCGCAAAGTGCGTGCGCGTCCCGTTCTCGCGACAGAGGAGGACTCGGCCGGAAACGGCGTTGTGCCTCAAGCCGAGGGGAGCCACATTGAGGACGGTGACATCGACCGGGAGCCGTAACGCCCGGCTCAAGTCTTTGGCGAGGGTCACCTGGTACTGCAGGGAGGCCCGCCGCGTGAGGCGGCCATGGAGGTAGACCGCCACGTCGAGGTCGCGGAATCTGTTCCCGTTGATGAAAGAGCCGTGGAGATAGGCGAAGAGAACTTCCTCGCGAAACCCCAGAAGGTCCTGCAGGGCGGAGGTGACGCGGGCCTTCTCCCGAGACGTTAGTCGATACCTGTAGTGCACGGCCTAGCACCTTCGAGACGCCCCCGTCCACCTCGCGTCCCCGGGATGGGGGCGATTTTTGGTGGTCCTGGAGCCCATACCTTCACCGTCGATCTTGATCTCCTCACCGAGCCACCTTAAACCCTCATCTTCGAGGGCACCATACGACAAAACATCGCGAGAATCAAGAGTTTTCACCCTTGTCGTAGAGGGGTTACGGGGGATGAAAAGCGGCTAAACAGACTGCCGCTGGTCTCGCTCTCGGTCGAGCTTCTCCCGGATGCGGCCAAAGGTCTCGAGATCCTGTTTCAGGTCCGGGTGCCCGATCCGCTTGTCGATGTTGATGACCTCTTGCATGAGGCGGAGGGCGTCCCGGTACTCCCCACGCTCCTCGTCGATCATGGCCATATTGTGAATGGGGACGGTGACCCGCAGGTAGTCCCCTAGCTGCAGCATCAGGTCCCTGGCCCGGGCGTAACTTTGGCAAGCCCCATCCAGGTCACCCAGGCGACGTCGAACCAGGCCGAGATTGTTCAGGGTGGTCGCCAACGCCAGGGTATCTCCCGCCATCTCATAAAGGCCGAGACTCTGCTCGAAGCCCCGGAGTGCCTCGTGCCAGTTTTCTTGGCGCTGGTGGAGACTCGCGATGTTAGTCAAGGTCACCGCCTTCCCGAGGGAATCCCCCAGTTTCTCCTGCGTCTGGAGACTTTTCTCGAAAGCCTCGAGGGCTTCGGGGATGTCTCCCATCCGGGCCTTGACCGTCCCGATGTTGTTCCAGGTGAGGGACAGTCCCCGCTCATCCTGAAGTTCCATCCTGAGCGTAAGACTCTCCTCGTAAATCTGTAGAGCCCTGCGAAACTCTCTCTTGCCCTGAAACACCTCGGCGATACTCCCCAGAGTCGTGGCGATTCCACTCAGGTCGTTAGCCTTCTTGTGTAACGTCAGCTCCCGGTGAAACATTTCCAGCGCCCGATCCCAGCCTCCTTGAAGATGGTAGAGTAGACCCAGTTGGTGAAAGGCCTGGGCAATCTTTGGTTCATCCTCGGCGGTCTGGGCGACTTGGTAGGCCAGATTCAGGGTCCTTCGGGCTTTCGGCTCATCCTGCAATTCCGTCAGCAGACCTGC
This region includes:
- a CDS encoding U32 family peptidase produces the protein MVELLVPAGSIEMVKAAVDNGANALYVGPKGWSRRRDAYELTDEALREAVRIAHARGAKVRAAVNTHPASSELSTLLKRMEVWVGDGIDGVILSDVGVMAAVHRAFPLVTIHASIGANILNDEDIRWYREIGVSQVVADTKLSLKELRVRREIEVGVEVLIHANNCYTYLGKCWMSPYHRLERSQDETGKDQFKGSPNRGGLDYRVCLEAWSLWRGNQDLWADRVALKNDAFFLLDDIPHLIDMGVHTLKVQGREYALDLIGRMVKFYRDLIDAYTADPQAFDLHLWKVRLAEIQAQRDLERAKGTLHLFEEARQPVGTCCQ
- a CDS encoding U32 family peptidase; the encoded protein is MQAAKAGLDAGADAIYVGLKGWSRGGARGELTPRELEQVLVLARQKGAAVQLALNTIPRGREIDYLLERLPELKRWGITGVILNDPGILAYIHRCFPELPLTASIGCGALNVDDVALLEEIGASCIVLPGTVHPAEIAEMRPYVKAQIEVMIHMVDEFHQLGKCWMPSYFRTNPSPMPEMPADGERLTGSIKRGGAGVCFKVCQHPWGLYLNGQKKEERMLPARQVSRAPEVGAYLDAGVDVIKLQGRSLPPELIFPMVRRFRMAIDQVREGRQVLEVPPFELPPSWVVVGR
- a CDS encoding U32 family peptidase; the encoded protein is MTQELFELNMAISNMKDLVASDLSPYDAVYLGNLYCRDYEANFLEKLDDLRAGIRHCREAGCKVYLTTYAAPRNYFLPQIRKAIAVATEEGVDAVEAHNLGVVRILRNEFPALSIHIGGFANVYTDMGALVLRDYGGTRVTPNYELSLEEIEGMAHSTSLPLEILVHGKMPLGISDYCFLLEYEKAWGMQCPDLCQQDLFLRQGDWAMKSTGKGVLSGRDVCMLEYLPRLVAGGFRFFRIEAISEDPAYRRDIGMVYREALEQAFSGVYEIREAWWQKIQAHAKVGLCNGFYFGQSGQLYIGSQPPAVSHQLRVIS
- a CDS encoding nucleotidyltransferase domain-containing protein — translated: MHYRYRLTSREKARVTSALQDLLGFREEVLFAYLHGSFINGNRFRDLDVAVYLHGRLTRRASLQYQVTLAKDLSRALRLPVDVTVLNVAPLGLRHNAVSGRVLLCRENGTRTHFADGVCQHYERIRKTARHALFSLLWGDLTARRLTKWRR
- a CDS encoding IclR family transcriptional regulator encodes the protein MAEDRVPAVESAVRILKFLKDRNHRPWGVSELSRSLHLNKSTCFNILKALSGHDLLAYDEGTRKYGLGSALIELGGAASIATSRAEVAKPFLQDLFEDLNLTCLLGQRFQDRVIIVDRVEAQDAFRITIPIGQALPLGQGALGRCFLAYVPESDLDHLWSQGVLEQADRRKGQPQMKKALAIDRRQGFAESFGEIAKGVNAVATPIFDHRGDVALALGVIGFASLLPPRRLAHCGRKLREVSGLITRIMGGQPRP
- a CDS encoding tetratricopeptide repeat protein; this translates as MTHERTPREKAETLEARAQAQEAEGDGVGLLETLAELAGLLTELQDEPKARRTLNLAYQVAQTAEDEPKIAQAFHQLGLLYHLQGGWDRALEMFHRELTLHKKANDLSGIATTLGSIAEVFQGKREFRRALQIYEESLTLRMELQDERGLSLTWNNIGTVKARMGDIPEALEAFEKSLQTQEKLGDSLGKAVTLTNIASLHQRQENWHEALRGFEQSLGLYEMAGDTLALATTLNNLGLVRRRLGDLDGACQSYARARDLMLQLGDYLRVTVPIHNMAMIDEERGEYRDALRLMQEVINIDKRIGHPDLKQDLETFGRIREKLDRERDQRQSV